Proteins encoded in a region of the Pseudomonas sp. PDNC002 genome:
- a CDS encoding urease accessory protein UreF codes for MTDSASLWPLLRLASPQLPIGGYSYSQGLESAIDHGVVKDAEGARTWLADQLHLNLARFEGPLLAELLHAAQAEDWETLRDAAERHRASRETRELGLENRQMGFSLGQLLDALPELDEPARQWLAEQPEPSFAAAWALAARSWGLSPEQALGAWLWSWLENQLAVLMKTLPLGQLAAQKLTSHLLPDLDQACRTALENDPHGGAPFGLTLACMNHETQYSRLFRS; via the coding sequence ATGACTGACTCTGCGAGCCTCTGGCCGCTGCTGCGCCTGGCCAGTCCTCAGTTGCCCATTGGCGGCTACAGCTACTCGCAGGGGCTGGAAAGCGCCATCGACCACGGCGTGGTGAAGGACGCCGAAGGCGCGCGGACCTGGCTCGCCGATCAGTTGCACCTGAACCTCGCCCGCTTCGAAGGCCCGCTGCTGGCCGAACTGCTGCACGCCGCGCAGGCCGAAGACTGGGAGACCCTGCGCGACGCCGCCGAGCGCCATCGCGCCAGCCGCGAGACCCGCGAGCTGGGCCTGGAAAACCGGCAGATGGGTTTCTCCCTTGGCCAGTTGCTCGACGCCCTGCCCGAGCTGGACGAACCCGCGCGCCAGTGGCTCGCCGAGCAACCCGAACCCTCCTTCGCCGCGGCCTGGGCGCTGGCCGCACGCTCCTGGGGCTTATCCCCGGAACAGGCCCTGGGCGCCTGGTTGTGGAGCTGGCTGGAGAACCAGTTGGCGGTGCTGATGAAAACGCTGCCGCTGGGCCAGTTGGCCGCGCAGAAGCTCACCTCGCACCTGCTCCCCGACCTCGACCAAGCCTGCCGTACCGCGCTCGAAAACGATCCCCACGGCGGCGCGCCCTTCGGGCTCACACTGGCCTGCATGAATCACGAAACCCAATACAGCCGTCTGTTCCGCTCCTAG
- a CDS encoding ornithine cyclodeaminase family protein has translation MQDLRFLTNADVAQRLGYPQLIEALRIGLAGEYQAPVRACHELPRNASLLTMPVWRPGQDIGVKLVTVFPNNGAKNLPAVAALFCLFDGETGRPLAMLEASEMTARRTACTSALAADYLVRRDARRLLIVGSGTLAPHMVRAHCSVREYEDIALWGRHEDKVLALVKQLQDEGYPVHACVDLRGGVAAADCISCVTTSREPIVLGEWLRSGCHLDLVGAFLPSMRETDSEAVRRARIVVDTREGALEEAGDLLIPMGEGVIDESAIATQLSDLLQGRGARRGDSEITLFKSVGYALEDLIAARLLVP, from the coding sequence ATGCAAGACCTCCGCTTCCTCACCAACGCCGACGTCGCCCAGCGCCTGGGTTATCCCCAACTGATCGAAGCTCTGCGCATCGGCCTTGCCGGTGAGTACCAGGCCCCGGTGCGCGCCTGCCATGAGCTGCCCAGGAACGCCTCCCTGCTGACCATGCCGGTGTGGCGCCCCGGCCAGGACATCGGCGTGAAGCTGGTCACCGTGTTCCCCAATAACGGTGCGAAGAACCTGCCGGCGGTGGCCGCCTTGTTCTGCCTGTTCGACGGCGAAACCGGGCGCCCGCTGGCGATGCTCGAAGCCTCGGAGATGACCGCCCGGCGTACCGCCTGCACCTCCGCGCTGGCCGCCGATTACCTGGTGCGCCGCGATGCGCGGCGGCTGCTGATCGTCGGCAGCGGCACCCTGGCGCCGCACATGGTCCGCGCGCACTGCTCGGTGCGCGAGTACGAGGACATCGCCCTCTGGGGTCGCCACGAAGACAAGGTGCTGGCCCTGGTGAAGCAATTGCAGGACGAAGGCTATCCCGTCCACGCCTGTGTCGATCTGCGCGGTGGCGTCGCGGCGGCGGACTGTATCAGCTGCGTCACCACGTCCCGCGAGCCCATCGTACTCGGCGAATGGTTGCGCTCGGGCTGCCACCTCGATCTGGTCGGCGCGTTCCTGCCGAGCATGCGTGAGACTGACAGCGAAGCCGTGCGCCGCGCGCGCATCGTCGTCGATACCCGCGAAGGCGCGCTGGAAGAGGCGGGCGACCTGCTGATCCCGATGGGCGAGGGTGTGATCGATGAAAGCGCAATCGCTACCCAACTGAGCGACTTGCTGCAGGGACGCGGTGCGCGCCGGGGCGACAGCGAGATCACTCTGTTCAAGTCCGTCGGTTATGCACTGGAAGACCTGATCGCGGCGCGGCTGCTGGTCCCGTGA
- a CDS encoding HupE/UreJ family protein, whose translation MQLRKALYSLALFLTPAVAFAHPGHGDNGLIAGITHPITGLDHLLAMFAVGLWAAQQRGAARLALPCTFVGTMLIGGLLGFEGMQIPFMETGIAASVLALGLCVALAVRPPLFLAMGATALFALAHGVAHGLELPELSSPWLYAAGFVGATAALHAAGYGIVRLLPQAAAPLVRVAGLVSAGAGAWLLAS comes from the coding sequence ATGCAACTGCGCAAAGCCCTCTACAGCCTGGCGCTGTTCCTCACCCCGGCGGTGGCCTTCGCCCATCCGGGCCACGGCGACAATGGCCTGATCGCCGGTATCACCCACCCCATCACCGGCCTCGACCATCTGCTGGCGATGTTCGCCGTCGGCCTCTGGGCAGCACAGCAACGAGGCGCTGCGCGACTGGCGCTGCCCTGCACTTTCGTTGGCACCATGCTGATCGGCGGATTGCTCGGTTTCGAAGGAATGCAGATACCGTTCATGGAGACCGGCATCGCCGCCTCCGTGCTCGCGTTGGGACTGTGCGTCGCGCTGGCGGTGCGTCCGCCGCTGTTCCTGGCGATGGGCGCAACCGCGCTGTTCGCCCTCGCCCACGGCGTGGCGCACGGCCTGGAACTGCCGGAACTGAGCAGCCCGTGGCTGTATGCCGCCGGCTTCGTCGGCGCGACTGCGGCGCTGCATGCGGCGGGTTATGGGATCGTTCGTCTGTTGCCGCAAGCGGCGGCACCGCTGGTGCGTGTCGCCGGGCTGGTTTCGGCAGGCGCGGGTGCATGGCTGCTCGCCAGCTGA
- a CDS encoding ferritin-like domain-containing protein: MSQVQLSDVQTLRQRARRNIEEGAVTEGYHADRKTVLRLLNESLATELVCYLRYKRHYFMATGLKASVAAAEFLEHATQELEHSDLLAERIMQLGGEPDFNPANLTERSHAEYVAGANLREMVTENLIAERIAIDSYREIIVYLGEDDPTTRRLFEEILAQEEEHADDMADILQDLQ, from the coding sequence ATGAGCCAAGTACAACTGAGTGACGTCCAGACCCTGCGCCAGCGGGCACGCCGCAACATCGAAGAAGGCGCAGTGACCGAGGGCTACCATGCCGACCGCAAGACCGTGCTGCGTCTGCTCAACGAATCGCTGGCCACCGAGCTGGTCTGCTACCTGCGCTACAAGCGCCACTACTTCATGGCCACCGGCCTCAAGGCCAGCGTCGCCGCCGCTGAGTTTCTCGAGCACGCCACGCAAGAGCTGGAGCACTCCGACCTGCTGGCCGAGCGCATCATGCAGCTGGGCGGCGAACCGGACTTCAACCCCGCCAATCTCACTGAGCGCTCCCACGCCGAATACGTGGCCGGCGCAAACCTGCGCGAGATGGTGACCGAGAACCTGATCGCCGAGCGCATCGCCATCGACAGCTACCGCGAGATCATCGTCTACCTGGGCGAAGACGATCCCACGACGCGCCGGCTGTTCGAGGAGATCCTCGCCCAGGAGGAAGAACACGCCGACGACATGGCCGATATCCTCCAGGACCTGCAGTAG
- a CDS encoding ABC transporter ATP-binding protein, whose amino-acid sequence MTAPMLEFREVDVFYGPIQALKKVSLTVNEGETVALIGANGAGKSTLLMSIFGQPRAAGGAILYKGQDISHRSAHYVASNGIAQSPEGRRVFPDMTVEENLLMGTIPIGMDHAQEDMQRMFDLFPRLKERRNQRAMTMSGGEQQMLAIARALMSRPKLLLLDEPSLGLAPIVVKQIFQTLRELAQSGMTLFLVEQNANHALKLSDRGYVMVNGEIRLSGTGAELLGNQEVRNAYLGGH is encoded by the coding sequence ATGACGGCGCCGATGTTGGAATTCCGTGAAGTCGATGTGTTCTACGGGCCGATCCAGGCACTGAAGAAAGTCTCGCTGACCGTCAACGAGGGGGAGACCGTGGCGCTGATTGGCGCCAACGGCGCGGGCAAATCCACGCTGCTGATGTCGATCTTCGGCCAGCCGCGCGCGGCGGGCGGCGCGATCCTCTACAAGGGGCAGGACATCAGCCACAGGTCCGCGCACTACGTGGCCTCCAACGGCATCGCGCAGTCGCCGGAAGGGCGCCGGGTGTTCCCCGACATGACCGTGGAGGAGAACCTGCTGATGGGCACCATCCCCATCGGCATGGACCACGCCCAGGAAGACATGCAGCGCATGTTCGACCTCTTCCCGCGCCTGAAGGAGCGGCGCAACCAGCGCGCCATGACCATGTCCGGGGGCGAGCAGCAGATGCTCGCCATCGCCCGCGCGCTGATGAGCCGGCCCAAGCTGCTACTGCTCGACGAGCCTTCGCTGGGGCTGGCGCCCATCGTGGTCAAGCAGATCTTCCAGACCCTGCGCGAGCTGGCGCAGAGCGGGATGACGCTGTTCCTCGTGGAGCAGAACGCCAACCACGCGCTGAAGCTGTCGGACCGTGGCTACGTGATGGTCAACGGCGAAATCCGCCTGAGCGGCACCGGTGCGGAACTGCTGGGTAACCAGGAGGTTCGCAACGCGTATCTGGGTGGGCACTGA
- a CDS encoding ferredoxin reductase, translating into MSLLPLSGLRLIEPVLVPLRALVRRQWLRESDVDAVLRACNRAWSLRRVFARVEARQWVADDMLELRLRPNAHWRGARPGQHVQLYVERDGVRCSRSYSLTRIAEDGCLEFAVKLQPGGRVSSFLLHQLCVGDVLELGRPDGELNWPADGQGVLLLAAGSGLTPLLGLLREALARGYTGPVTLLHYVRECGQKAFVAGLEALARQYPNLELRWALSGDVPTEGELRGRFHPDHVAGLDDRHVLVCGPGGFVDSVRQALGASSRSLQLESFSPPSWDENEPARTVSLQFARSALTVSGDSRRSLLEQAEASGLRPVHGCRQGVCTRCTCTLVSGCVRDLRSGELFSEPGQPIRICVSAPQGDLTVDL; encoded by the coding sequence ATGTCACTTCTTCCCCTGTCCGGCTTGCGCCTGATCGAGCCCGTGCTCGTGCCCCTTCGTGCGCTGGTGCGCCGCCAGTGGCTGCGCGAGTCGGACGTCGATGCCGTGCTGCGCGCCTGCAATCGCGCCTGGTCGCTGCGGCGTGTGTTTGCGCGGGTCGAGGCGCGGCAGTGGGTGGCCGATGACATGCTCGAACTGCGCCTGCGGCCTAACGCCCACTGGCGCGGTGCGCGCCCCGGCCAGCACGTTCAGCTGTATGTGGAGCGCGACGGTGTGCGCTGCAGCCGCAGCTACAGCCTCACGCGTATCGCCGAGGATGGTTGCCTGGAGTTCGCCGTGAAGTTGCAGCCGGGCGGACGGGTTTCCTCGTTCCTGCTGCACCAGTTGTGCGTGGGTGATGTGCTGGAGCTGGGGCGCCCGGATGGCGAGTTGAACTGGCCGGCGGACGGACAGGGCGTACTGTTGCTCGCGGCCGGTAGCGGGTTGACTCCGTTGTTGGGCCTGCTGCGCGAGGCGCTGGCGCGCGGATACACCGGGCCGGTAACGCTGCTGCATTACGTCCGCGAGTGCGGGCAGAAGGCTTTCGTGGCCGGGCTGGAGGCGCTGGCGCGGCAGTATCCCAATCTTGAGCTGCGCTGGGCTCTGAGCGGCGATGTACCGACCGAGGGCGAGTTGCGTGGTCGTTTCCACCCGGACCATGTGGCGGGTCTCGATGACCGCCACGTGCTGGTCTGCGGCCCCGGCGGCTTCGTCGACAGCGTGCGCCAGGCGCTCGGCGCAAGCAGTCGCAGCCTGCAGCTGGAAAGCTTCAGCCCGCCAAGCTGGGACGAAAACGAGCCGGCAAGAACCGTGAGCCTGCAGTTTGCCCGCAGCGCCCTAACGGTGTCCGGCGACAGCCGCCGCAGTCTGCTGGAGCAGGCCGAAGCCAGCGGTCTGCGCCCGGTGCACGGCTGCCGGCAGGGTGTCTGCACCCGTTGCACCTGCACCCTGGTCAGCGGTTGCGTGCGCGACCTGCGCAGCGGCGAGCTGTTCAGCGAGCCGGGCCAGCCCATCCGCATCTGCGTCAGCGCGCCCCAGGGCGATCTGACCGTCGATCTCTGA
- a CDS encoding fatty acid desaturase has protein sequence MAMREDRDLTAAELAAFGAELDALRQRTLHDLGEKDARYIRRIRAAVRFCCWSGRALLMLGWFPPTWLLGTLLLGLGKILENMELGHNVMHGQYDWMNDPEFSGQDYEWDIVGPADFWRHTHNHMHHTYTNVLGMDDDVGYGVVRLFPEQKWKPFYRWQPLWVTIQALLFQYAVAVQHLRLDKYVKGRMSKEELRPLLRQFNAKVGRQWVKDYLVFPLLGLFTGAFGAVLLGNVIANLMRNLWTFTVIFCGHFTEKAAVFPPEVLQGETRGHWYLRQLRGSSNLEGGSIFHIMTGNLSHQIEHHLYPDLPARRYAQLSREVKEIAARYGQTYNSGRLSAQFATVLKRIWIHRLPTLPATA, from the coding sequence ATGGCCATGCGCGAAGACCGCGATCTCACCGCCGCCGAGCTGGCAGCCTTCGGTGCCGAACTGGACGCCCTGCGCCAGCGCACCCTGCATGACCTGGGTGAGAAAGACGCCCGCTACATCCGCCGCATCCGCGCGGCGGTGCGCTTCTGCTGCTGGAGCGGCCGCGCGCTGCTGATGCTCGGCTGGTTCCCGCCGACCTGGCTGCTGGGCACTCTGCTGCTTGGGCTGGGCAAGATCCTGGAGAACATGGAGCTGGGCCATAACGTCATGCATGGCCAGTACGACTGGATGAACGACCCGGAGTTTTCCGGGCAGGACTACGAGTGGGACATCGTTGGCCCCGCGGACTTCTGGCGGCACACGCACAACCACATGCACCACACCTACACCAATGTGCTGGGCATGGATGACGACGTGGGATATGGCGTGGTGCGGCTGTTCCCGGAGCAGAAGTGGAAGCCGTTCTACCGATGGCAGCCGCTGTGGGTAACGATCCAGGCGCTGCTGTTCCAGTACGCCGTGGCAGTGCAGCACCTGCGCCTGGACAAGTACGTGAAGGGGCGGATGAGCAAGGAAGAACTGCGCCCGCTGCTGCGCCAGTTCAACGCCAAGGTCGGGCGCCAGTGGGTCAAGGATTACTTGGTGTTCCCGCTGCTCGGCCTGTTCACCGGCGCCTTCGGCGCAGTGCTGCTGGGCAACGTCATCGCCAACTTGATGCGCAACCTGTGGACCTTCACCGTGATCTTCTGCGGCCACTTCACCGAGAAGGCCGCGGTGTTTCCGCCGGAGGTACTACAGGGCGAGACGCGCGGCCACTGGTACCTGCGCCAGCTGCGCGGGTCGAGCAACCTGGAAGGCGGGTCGATCTTCCACATCATGACCGGCAACCTCAGCCACCAGATCGAGCACCACCTCTATCCGGACCTGCCGGCGCGGCGCTATGCACAGCTATCGCGCGAGGTGAAGGAGATTGCGGCGCGCTACGGCCAGACCTACAACAGCGGCCGCCTGTCGGCGCAGTTCGCCACGGTGCTCAAGCGCATCTGGATTCACCGCCTGCCGACGCTGCCAGCCACTGCCTGA
- a CDS encoding DUF6868 family protein, with protein sequence MPTAELKPFLLYCTLINYLILLIWFAAFTGAHDFVYRLHTRWFALPVEKFDAIHYGGMAIYKIGVLLFNLAPLLALCMLF encoded by the coding sequence ATGCCCACCGCGGAACTGAAACCCTTCCTGCTCTACTGCACCCTGATCAACTACCTCATCCTGCTGATCTGGTTCGCCGCCTTTACCGGCGCCCACGACTTCGTCTATCGCTTGCACACCCGCTGGTTCGCCCTGCCGGTGGAGAAGTTCGACGCCATTCATTACGGCGGTATGGCGATCTACAAGATCGGCGTCCTGCTGTTCAACCTGGCGCCACTGCTGGCGCTGTGCATGCTTTTCTGA
- the ureG gene encoding urease accessory protein UreG, translated as MNSQPLRVGIGGPVGSGKTALTLALCRALRQRYNIAVVTNDIYTQEDAQFLVRNEALEPERIIGVETGGCPHTAIREDASINLEAVDQLNRRFPGLDLILVESGGDNLSATFSPELSDLTLYVIDVSAGDKIPRKGGPGICKSDLLVINKIDLAPLVGASLEVMDQDASRMRGDKPFVFSNQKTGQGLAEIITFIERQGLLTAA; from the coding sequence ATGAACTCTCAACCTCTTCGCGTCGGCATCGGCGGCCCGGTGGGCTCCGGCAAGACCGCCCTGACCCTGGCGCTGTGCCGCGCCCTGCGCCAGCGCTACAACATCGCCGTGGTCACCAACGACATCTACACCCAGGAAGACGCGCAGTTCCTGGTGCGCAACGAGGCGCTGGAGCCGGAGCGGATCATCGGCGTGGAAACCGGCGGCTGCCCGCACACGGCGATCCGCGAGGACGCCTCGATCAACCTGGAAGCCGTGGACCAGCTCAACCGCCGCTTCCCCGGCCTCGACCTGATCCTGGTGGAGTCCGGCGGCGACAACCTCTCGGCCACCTTCAGCCCCGAGCTGTCGGACCTGACGCTGTACGTGATCGACGTGTCCGCGGGCGACAAGATCCCGCGCAAGGGCGGGCCGGGCATCTGCAAGTCCGATCTGCTGGTGATCAACAAGATCGACCTCGCCCCGCTGGTGGGCGCCTCGCTGGAAGTGATGGACCAGGACGCCTCTCGCATGCGCGGCGACAAGCCGTTCGTGTTCAGCAACCAGAAGACCGGCCAGGGCCTGGCCGAGATCATCACCTTCATCGAACGCCAGGGCCTGCTGACCGCAGCCTGA
- a CDS encoding MFS transporter → MFSPLVTFPALYTATLLMLAGSGLFTTYMGLRLTQEGVSDLWVGGLMAAYYFGLVCGGKFGHKLIAGFGHIRSYVACAGMATVIVLIHALVSQLEVWIFLRFVMGAVMMNQYMVIESWLNEQAEGHQRGKVFAGYMVAVDAGLVVGQGLLALSPALDYKPLLLVAICFSSCLIPLALTRRVHPAKLVAAPLEIGFFWKRVPQSLGTIFVAGLMVGAFYGLAPVYAARNGLDTSQASFFVGMCIVAGFCAQWPLGWLSDRVNRSWLIRANALLLCLAAVPMWGLIELPYTLLLVNGFVTGMLLFTLYPLAVALGNDHVEQSRRVALSAMLLTTYGVGACIGPLFAGAMMRHFGPGMFYMLVSAYALILIFWVQPKRVTGAHRVDEAPLHHVAMPDTVSPMAAALDPRVEEVPEELVVDAPASIGRSDGEPDAGEAKS, encoded by the coding sequence ATGTTCAGCCCGCTCGTCACGTTCCCTGCGCTCTATACCGCCACGCTGCTGATGCTCGCCGGCTCCGGCCTGTTCACCACCTACATGGGCCTGCGCCTGACCCAGGAAGGCGTCAGCGACCTCTGGGTCGGCGGCCTGATGGCGGCCTATTACTTCGGCCTGGTCTGCGGTGGCAAGTTTGGCCACAAGCTGATTGCCGGCTTCGGCCACATTCGTTCGTACGTGGCCTGCGCGGGCATGGCGACGGTGATCGTGCTGATCCATGCGCTGGTCTCCCAGCTGGAGGTGTGGATCTTCCTGCGCTTCGTGATGGGCGCGGTGATGATGAACCAGTACATGGTGATCGAGAGCTGGCTCAACGAGCAGGCCGAAGGGCACCAGCGCGGCAAGGTATTCGCCGGCTACATGGTGGCGGTGGACGCCGGCCTGGTGGTCGGCCAGGGCCTGCTGGCGCTGAGCCCGGCGCTGGATTACAAGCCGCTGTTGCTGGTCGCCATCTGCTTCTCCTCGTGCCTGATCCCGCTGGCGCTGACCCGCCGCGTCCACCCGGCCAAGCTGGTGGCGGCGCCGCTGGAGATCGGTTTCTTCTGGAAGCGCGTGCCGCAGTCGCTGGGCACCATCTTCGTCGCCGGCCTGATGGTCGGTGCCTTCTACGGCCTGGCGCCGGTGTACGCGGCGCGCAACGGCCTGGACACGTCACAGGCGAGCTTCTTCGTCGGCATGTGCATCGTCGCTGGCTTCTGTGCGCAATGGCCGCTGGGCTGGCTCTCCGACCGGGTCAACCGCAGCTGGCTGATCCGCGCCAACGCCTTGCTGCTGTGCCTGGCGGCGGTACCGATGTGGGGGCTGATCGAGCTGCCGTACACGCTGTTGCTGGTGAACGGCTTCGTCACCGGCATGCTGCTGTTCACGCTCTATCCGCTGGCTGTGGCCCTGGGCAACGACCATGTCGAGCAATCGCGCCGCGTGGCGCTCTCGGCGATGCTGCTGACCACCTATGGCGTTGGCGCCTGTATCGGCCCGCTGTTCGCCGGCGCGATGATGCGGCACTTCGGCCCGGGCATGTTCTACATGCTGGTGTCGGCCTATGCGCTGATCCTGATCTTCTGGGTCCAGCCCAAGCGCGTCACCGGTGCGCACCGTGTCGACGAGGCGCCGCTGCACCACGTGGCGATGCCCGATACCGTCAGCCCGATGGCCGCCGCGCTGGACCCGCGCGTCGAGGAAGTGCCGGAGGAGTTGGTGGTGGATGCGCCCGCCAGTATCGGTCGCTCCGATGGCGAGCCGGATGCTGGAGAGGCGAAGAGCTGA
- a CDS encoding SDR family oxidoreductase, translating into MTTPTLFITGATSGFGEACARRFARDGWSLVITGRREERLNALAQELSAETDVLPLVLDVRDRAAMTAAVDSLPEKFAKLRGLINNAGLALGADPAQQCELDDWDTMVDTNIKGLMYATRLLLPRLIAHGPGASILNLGSVAGHWPYPGGHVYGATKAFVEQFSLNLRCDLQGTGVRVTNLEPGMCESEFSLVRFGGDQAKYDKTYAGAEPIQSVDIAETIHWILNQPPHININTLEIMPVSQAWAGFSVHRKG; encoded by the coding sequence ATGACCACTCCCACCCTGTTCATTACCGGCGCCACCTCCGGCTTCGGCGAAGCCTGCGCGCGACGTTTCGCCCGTGACGGCTGGTCGCTGGTGATCACCGGCCGCCGCGAGGAGCGCTTGAACGCGCTGGCCCAGGAGCTTTCCGCCGAGACCGACGTGCTGCCGCTGGTGCTCGACGTGCGCGACCGCGCCGCGATGACGGCGGCGGTGGACAGCCTGCCGGAGAAATTCGCCAAGTTGCGCGGCCTGATCAACAACGCCGGCCTCGCCCTGGGCGCCGACCCGGCGCAGCAATGTGAGCTGGATGACTGGGACACCATGGTGGACACCAACATCAAGGGCCTGATGTACGCCACCCGCCTGCTGCTGCCACGCCTGATCGCCCATGGTCCGGGCGCGAGCATCCTCAACCTGGGTTCGGTGGCCGGCCACTGGCCCTATCCGGGCGGCCACGTGTATGGCGCGACCAAGGCCTTCGTCGAGCAGTTCTCGCTGAACCTGCGCTGCGACCTGCAGGGCACCGGCGTGCGTGTCACCAACCTCGAGCCGGGCATGTGCGAGAGCGAGTTCTCCCTGGTGCGCTTCGGTGGCGACCAGGCGAAGTACGACAAGACCTACGCCGGCGCCGAGCCGATCCAGTCCGTGGACATTGCCGAGACCATCCACTGGATCCTCAACCAGCCGCCGCACATCAACATCAACACCCTGGAAATCATGCCGGTGAGCCAGGCATGGGCGGGGTTCTCGGTGCATCGCAAGGGGTGA
- the ureE gene encoding urease accessory protein UreE: MLVIHQRIEPREHWDAELRLNYEARSKSRLRCFSTTGEDVGLLLERGQSPLADGECLLANDGRVVRVCAAPEKLLHVTCANARELNRAAYHLGNRHVALQVGEGWLRLLDDYVLKAMLDQLGATVEAIEAPFQPEHGAYGGGHHHSHHGEEQFNYAPKLHQFGVRV; this comes from the coding sequence ATGCTGGTCATCCATCAACGAATCGAACCCCGCGAACACTGGGACGCCGAGCTGCGTCTGAATTACGAGGCGCGCAGCAAGAGCCGCCTGCGTTGCTTCAGCACCACCGGTGAGGACGTCGGCCTGCTCCTCGAGCGCGGCCAGTCACCGCTGGCCGACGGCGAGTGCCTGCTGGCCAACGATGGCCGGGTGGTCCGAGTCTGCGCAGCGCCGGAGAAGCTGCTGCACGTCACCTGTGCCAACGCCCGTGAGCTGAACCGCGCGGCCTATCACCTGGGCAATCGCCATGTCGCTCTGCAGGTCGGCGAGGGCTGGCTGCGCCTGCTCGATGACTACGTGCTCAAGGCGATGCTCGACCAGCTCGGTGCCACGGTGGAGGCCATCGAAGCGCCCTTCCAGCCGGAACATGGCGCTTACGGCGGCGGGCATCACCACTCGCACCATGGAGAAGAGCAGTTCAACTATGCGCCGAAGTTGCATCAGTTCGGAGTGCGCGTGTGA
- a CDS encoding TetR family transcriptional regulator → MSTPRAEQKLQTRLALMDAARSLMDSGRGFGSLSLREVAKTAGIVPAGFYRHFADMDQLGLALVADVDETFRETLRVVRRNEFELGGVIEASVRIFLDAVTANRTQFLFLAREQYGGSHPIRQAVGSLRQRITDDLAADLALLNKLPHLTGQDIDVIADLVVKTVFATLPELIDPPADSLPTHLSPQAKITQQLRFIMIGAKHWTGIGSRP, encoded by the coding sequence ATGTCCACTCCCCGCGCCGAACAGAAACTACAGACCCGCCTGGCCCTGATGGATGCCGCGCGCAGTCTGATGGACAGCGGCCGTGGTTTCGGCAGCCTGAGCCTGCGCGAAGTGGCGAAGACGGCGGGCATTGTCCCAGCGGGCTTCTACCGGCATTTCGCCGACATGGATCAGCTCGGACTCGCGCTGGTCGCCGATGTCGACGAGACCTTCCGCGAGACCCTGCGCGTGGTACGCCGCAACGAGTTCGAACTGGGAGGCGTGATCGAAGCGTCGGTGCGCATCTTCCTCGACGCCGTCACCGCCAACCGCACCCAGTTCCTCTTCCTCGCTCGCGAGCAGTACGGCGGCTCGCACCCGATCCGCCAGGCCGTGGGCTCCCTGCGCCAGCGCATCACCGATGATCTCGCGGCCGACCTGGCGCTGCTCAACAAGCTGCCGCACCTCACCGGCCAGGACATCGACGTGATTGCCGACCTGGTGGTGAAGACGGTATTCGCCACCCTGCCCGAGCTGATCGACCCGCCGGCCGACAGCCTGCCGACGCACCTCTCGCCCCAGGCTAAGATCACCCAGCAGCTGCGCTTCATCATGATCGGCGCCAAGCACTGGACCGGGATCGGCTCGCGCCCCTGA